From the Helicobacter pylori genome, one window contains:
- a CDS encoding DNA recombination protein RecN gives MRDFNNAQITRLKVRQNAVFEKLDLEFKDGLSAISGASGVGKSVLIASLLGAFGLKESNASNIEVELIAPFLDTEEYGIFREDNHEPLVISVIKKEKTRYFLNQTSLSKNTLKALLKGLIKRLSNDRFSQNELNDVLMLSLLDGYIKNENKAFSPLLGALETKFTHLEKLEKERRSLEDKKRFQKDLEERLNFEKMKLERLDLKEDEYERLLEQKKLLSSKEKLNDKIALALDVLENTHKITHALESVGHSAEFLKSALLEAGALLEKEQAKLEECERLDIEKVLEKLGMLSGIIKDYGSIVHAKERLGHVKNELHNLKEIDHHCETYHKEIERLKAECLKLCEEIGGFRKEYLAGFNALLSVKAKDLLLKSPSLILEEAPMSEKGAQKLVLNLQNSQLETLSSGEYSRLRLAFMLLEMEFLKDFKGVLVLDEMDSNLSGEESLAVSKALETLSSHSQIFAISHQVHIPAVAKNHILVFKENHKSLAKTLNNEERVLEIARMIGGSENIESAISFAKEKLKV, from the coding sequence ATGCGAGATTTCAATAACGCTCAAATCACACGCTTAAAAGTGCGTCAAAACGCTGTTTTTGAAAAGCTGGATCTGGAGTTTAAAGACGGCTTGAGCGCGATCAGTGGGGCTAGTGGGGTGGGCAAAAGCGTTCTTATTGCGAGCCTTTTAGGGGCGTTTGGGCTTAAAGAAAGCAACGCTTCAAACATTGAAGTGGAATTGATCGCGCCTTTTTTAGACACGGAAGAATACGGCATTTTTAGAGAAGATAACCACGAACCTTTAGTCATTAGCGTGATTAAAAAAGAAAAAACGCGCTATTTTTTAAACCAAACAAGCCTGTCTAAAAACACGCTCAAAGCGTTATTAAAGGGGCTTATTAAACGCCTATCTAACGACAGATTCAGCCAGAATGAGCTCAACGATGTTTTAATGCTCTCCTTATTAGATGGCTATATTAAAAACGAAAACAAGGCGTTTAGCCCCCTTTTAGGCGCGCTTGAAACAAAATTCACCCATTTAGAGAAGCTGGAAAAAGAAAGGCGATCGTTAGAGGATAAAAAGCGTTTTCAAAAGGATTTAGAAGAGCGTTTGAATTTTGAAAAAATGAAATTAGAGAGGCTGGATTTAAAAGAAGACGAATACGAACGCCTTTTGGAGCAAAAAAAATTGCTCTCTAGTAAGGAAAAATTGAACGACAAGATCGCCCTGGCGTTAGACGTGCTAGAAAATACCCACAAAATCACGCATGCTTTAGAGAGCGTGGGTCATAGTGCTGAATTTTTAAAAAGCGCTTTATTAGAGGCAGGCGCTTTGTTAGAAAAAGAGCAGGCTAAATTAGAAGAGTGCGAGCGTTTGGATATTGAAAAGGTGTTAGAAAAACTTGGCATGCTGAGCGGGATCATTAAGGATTACGGGAGCATTGTGCATGCTAAAGAACGATTAGGGCATGTTAAAAACGAACTGCATAACTTAAAAGAAATTGACCATCATTGCGAAACTTACCACAAAGAAATAGAGCGATTGAAAGCCGAATGCTTGAAATTGTGCGAAGAAATAGGCGGCTTTAGAAAAGAGTATTTAGCCGGTTTTAACGCTCTTTTAAGCGTTAAGGCTAAAGATTTGCTCTTAAAAAGCCCTAGTTTGATCTTAGAAGAAGCCCCCATGAGCGAAAAAGGCGCTCAAAAACTCGTTTTAAATTTGCAAAATTCCCAATTAGAAACCTTAAGCTCTGGGGAATACAGCCGTTTGAGGCTGGCGTTCATGCTTTTAGAAATGGAGTTTTTAAAGGATTTTAAAGGCGTGTTGGTGTTAGATGAGATGGATTCCAATTTGAGCGGCGAAGAGAGTTTAGCGGTCTCTAAAGCCCTTGAAACCTTGAGCAGCCATTCACAAATCTTTGCCATTTCGCACCAAGTCCATATCCCGGCCGTTGCTAAAAACCATATTTTGGTGTTTAAAGAAAACCACAAAAGCCTTGCAAAAACCCTTAATAACGAAGAAAGGGTTTTAGAAATCGCGCGCATGATAGGGGGGAGCGAAAACATAGAGAGCGCAATTTCTTTCGCTAAAGAAAAATTAAAGGTGTGA
- a CDS encoding NAD(+)/NADH kinase, which produces MFQALSYNIRMKDLNKTIGVFVRPTHHQNALFKELEQAKEWVLKLLEDEGFESFMIDSLDGAKDERLIEKAYAFLCLGGDGTILGTLRMTHAYNKPCFGVRIGNLGFLSAVELNGLKDFLQDLKQDRIKLEEHLALEGRIGNTSFYAINEIVIAKKKALGVLDIKACAGHTPFNTYKGDGLIIATPLGSTAYNLSAHGPIVHALSQSYILTPLCDFSLTQRPLVLGAEFCLSFCAHEDALVVIDGQATYDLKANQPLYIQKSPTTTKLLQKNSRDYFKVLKEKLLWGESPSKKR; this is translated from the coding sequence TTGTTTCAAGCTTTAAGCTACAATATACGCATGAAAGATTTAAACAAAACTATCGGCGTGTTTGTGCGGCCCACCCATCATCAAAACGCTCTTTTTAAAGAGCTAGAGCAGGCTAAAGAATGGGTTTTAAAGCTTTTAGAGGATGAGGGGTTTGAAAGCTTTATGATTGATAGCCTTGATGGGGCAAAAGACGAACGATTGATAGAAAAAGCTTACGCGTTTTTGTGTTTAGGGGGCGATGGCACGATTTTAGGCACCTTAAGAATGACGCATGCTTACAATAAGCCATGTTTTGGGGTGAGGATTGGGAATTTAGGGTTTTTGAGCGCGGTTGAATTGAACGGGTTGAAAGATTTCTTACAAGATCTCAAGCAAGATAGGATCAAATTAGAAGAGCATTTGGCTTTGGAGGGCCGTATTGGAAACACTTCTTTTTATGCGATTAATGAAATCGTGATCGCTAAAAAAAAAGCTTTAGGGGTTTTAGACATCAAAGCGTGCGCGGGTCATACGCCCTTTAACACTTATAAAGGCGATGGGCTTATCATTGCCACGCCCCTAGGCTCAACCGCTTATAATTTGAGTGCTCATGGACCCATTGTGCATGCTTTAAGCCAGAGTTATATTTTAACGCCCTTGTGCGATTTTTCTTTAACGCAACGCCCTTTAGTGTTAGGGGCGGAATTTTGTTTGAGTTTTTGCGCTCATGAGGACGCTCTTGTGGTTATTGATGGGCAAGCCACCTACGATTTAAAAGCTAACCAACCCCTATACATTCAAAAAAGCCCCACCACCACCAAACTCTTACAAAAAAATTCAAGGGATTATTTTAAAGTGCTTAAAGAAAAGCTATTATGGGGGGAAAGCCCTAGCAAAAAAAGATAA
- a CDS encoding outer membrane protein: MKKFFSQSLLSLIVSMNAVSGMDGNGVFLGAGYLQGQAQMHADINSQKQATNATIKGFDALLGYQFFFEKHFGLRLYGFFDYAHANSIRLKNPNYNSEVAQLAGQILGKQEINRLTSLADPKTFEPNMLTYGGAMDLMVNVINNGIMSLGAFGGVQLAGNSWLMATPSFEGILVEQTLVSKKATSFQFLFNVGARLRILKHSSIEAGVKFPMLKKNPYITAKNLDIGFRRVYSWYVNYVFTF, encoded by the coding sequence ATGAAAAAATTTTTTTCTCAATCTTTGTTATCCCTTATTGTCTCTATGAATGCGGTATCTGGCATGGATGGTAATGGCGTTTTTTTAGGGGCGGGTTATTTGCAAGGGCAAGCCCAAATGCATGCGGATATTAATTCTCAAAAACAAGCCACTAACGCTACTATCAAAGGCTTTGACGCGCTCTTAGGGTATCAATTTTTCTTTGAAAAACACTTTGGCTTGCGCCTTTATGGGTTTTTTGACTACGCTCATGCCAATTCCATTAGGCTTAAAAACCCTAACTATAATAGCGAAGTGGCGCAATTGGCGGGTCAAATTCTTGGGAAACAAGAAATCAATCGCTTAACGAGCCTTGCTGATCCCAAAACCTTTGAGCCAAACATGCTCACTTATGGGGGGGCTATGGATTTAATGGTCAATGTCATTAATAACGGCATCATGAGTTTGGGGGCTTTTGGTGGGGTGCAATTGGCCGGCAATTCATGGCTTATGGCGACGCCGAGTTTTGAGGGCATTTTAGTGGAACAAACCCTTGTGAGCAAAAAAGCCACTTCTTTCCAATTTTTATTCAATGTGGGGGCTCGCTTAAGGATCTTAAAACATTCCAGCATTGAAGCGGGCGTGAAATTCCCCATGCTAAAGAAAAACCCCTATATCACTGCAAAAAATTTGGATATAGGGTTTAGGCGCGTGTATTCATGGTATGTGAATTATGTGTTCACTTTCTAG
- a CDS encoding DUF262 domain-containing protein — protein MAKIDSDEWYLKNTLKEELYYQIPIYQRPYQWTEENCEKLLDDLFEYFEYYEKDGKSDYFCGSLVLVKSDPNSKTETYDIVDGQQRLSTFILLAKVLAALYSERLTEESKDYLQESVITKYGKKDRLNFNAMGFNSKKDFQYALTSFNDVPINNNKNNYLKNAICLKNYLKKKEIEDINDFIEWLYFKVVFITITCPDADKALRIFNVLNARGLPLHAIDVFKVELLKKLANKKDQEEFVPRWNDLSQKCSDNDLKIETLFSWYLTYLNPVTSKEKTEKRLVTWFKNLNKTPLEYLKGVEDFYNAYCEVLEMQDWHAHLLSYKDDDHLHVILCASILHHYSDQDIKALKELLVKFYYQNWVAGQTRSTRSQTCCNIINALKEKKSVRYIASIVVKKYLDDKNITQRFRDNLQDSNLYTKFYYTGKTAKKNSWVKPILILVNYFMSDNANPAYIKMDDDLRVERILPQNPDPSSQWVKDFSEEERGLYTHSLANLTLLGGTKNDQASNKDFKEKKEIYMGKTIALDNKKTFKVMTCYKMTIDVAQYAEWMPTSLEKRKEELIQKIESVLVL, from the coding sequence ATGGCAAAAATTGACAGCGATGAATGGTATCTAAAAAATACTTTAAAAGAAGAACTCTATTACCAAATCCCTATCTACCAACGCCCTTATCAATGGACAGAAGAAAACTGCGAAAAGCTTTTAGACGATTTGTTTGAATACTTTGAATACTATGAAAAGGATGGAAAAAGCGATTATTTTTGCGGCTCATTAGTCTTAGTCAAATCCGATCCCAATTCCAAAACCGAAACCTATGATATTGTGGATGGCCAGCAACGCTTAAGCACTTTCATTCTGCTGGCAAAAGTTTTAGCCGCTCTCTATTCTGAGCGTTTAACCGAAGAGAGCAAAGACTATTTGCAAGAGAGCGTGATTACTAAATATGGGAAAAAAGATCGGTTGAATTTTAACGCTATGGGGTTTAATTCTAAAAAAGATTTTCAATACGCCTTAACTTCTTTCAATGATGTTCCCATAAACAACAATAAGAATAATTACCTAAAGAATGCGATCTGTTTAAAAAACTATCTTAAAAAGAAAGAGATTGAAGACATTAACGATTTCATTGAGTGGCTGTATTTTAAGGTCGTCTTTATCACCATCACTTGCCCCGATGCAGACAAGGCGTTAAGGATTTTTAATGTTTTAAACGCTAGAGGTTTGCCCTTGCATGCGATAGATGTTTTTAAGGTGGAGTTACTAAAAAAACTCGCTAACAAAAAGGATCAAGAAGAGTTTGTGCCTCGTTGGAATGATTTAAGCCAAAAATGCTCAGACAATGATTTAAAGATAGAAACCTTATTCAGCTGGTATTTAACCTATCTCAATCCGGTAACTTCTAAAGAAAAAACGGAAAAAAGACTCGTTACTTGGTTTAAAAATCTTAATAAAACCCCCTTAGAATACCTTAAGGGCGTAGAGGATTTTTATAACGCTTATTGCGAAGTATTGGAAATGCAAGATTGGCATGCTCATTTGCTCTCGTATAAAGACGATGATCATTTGCATGTTATTTTGTGTGCTAGCATATTGCACCATTATAGCGATCAAGACATAAAGGCTTTAAAGGAATTGTTAGTCAAGTTTTATTACCAAAATTGGGTTGCAGGGCAGACAAGATCCACACGCAGCCAAACTTGTTGCAACATCATTAACGCCCTAAAAGAAAAGAAAAGCGTAAGATACATCGCTTCTATTGTTGTAAAAAAATATTTAGATGATAAAAATATCACTCAACGCTTTAGGGACAACCTACAAGACAGCAACTTATACACGAAATTCTACTACACTGGTAAAACGGCTAAAAAAAATTCATGGGTCAAGCCCATTCTCATTTTAGTCAATTACTTCATGAGCGATAACGCTAACCCCGCTTACATTAAAATGGATGACGATTTGCGTGTTGAACGCATTCTGCCCCAAAACCCCGATCCTTCAAGCCAATGGGTGAAAGACTTTAGCGAAGAAGAGAGAGGGTTATACACGCATTCTTTAGCCAACCTCACGCTTTTGGGGGGCACGAAAAACGATCAAGCTTCAAATAAAGATTTCAAAGAGAAAAAAGAAATCTACATGGGGAAAACTATCGCGCTAGACAATAAGAAAACTTTTAAGGTGATGACTTGTTATAAGATGACCATAGATGTTGCACAATACGCAGAATGGATGCCCACAAGTTTAGAAAAAAGGAAAGAAGAGTTGATTCAAAAAATTGAGAGCGTGCTAGTGCTCTAG
- a CDS encoding NAD(P)-dependent alcohol dehydrogenase, which translates to MHNACNCNSQRVPFKGFAIDSKDGKFHEWEHSRHAMGEYDVVIDTHFSGICHTDIHFAHSDWLPGIYPMVPGHEIAGVVSAVGSKVTKFKVGDHAGVGCMVNSCGECHTCKHEHQEQWCENNKTIYTYSWEDSFHNNEPTYGGYSNNIVVSENFVISIPKEAPLDKAAPLLCAGITVYSPLKFSKVTKGSKVGIAGFGGLGHMALKYAVAMGAQVSVFARNDKKKQMAQKLGVTNFYTSVEECKEKFDLIVSSIPTQYDLLAYTKLLKYGGEVAIVGIPPKDPQRNLDFGDLVLFSGNHKVYGSWIGGVKETQEMMDFSVKHGIYPEIELVTGQEIDATWDKLLNGQGNFRYVIDMKKSMENFKK; encoded by the coding sequence ATGCATAACGCTTGCAATTGTAACAGCCAACGAGTGCCTTTTAAAGGTTTTGCGATAGACAGCAAAGACGGGAAATTCCACGAATGGGAGCATAGCCGCCATGCCATGGGCGAATACGATGTTGTCATTGACACCCATTTTTCAGGAATTTGTCATACGGATATTCACTTCGCTCATAGCGATTGGTTGCCTGGAATTTATCCTATGGTACCTGGGCATGAGATTGCTGGGGTAGTTAGCGCGGTTGGCTCTAAGGTAACGAAGTTTAAAGTGGGCGATCACGCTGGAGTGGGTTGCATGGTAAATTCTTGCGGTGAGTGTCATACCTGTAAGCACGAACACCAAGAACAATGGTGCGAAAACAACAAAACCATTTACACTTACAGCTGGGAAGATTCTTTCCACAATAATGAGCCTACTTATGGCGGGTATTCTAACAATATCGTGGTGAGCGAAAACTTTGTGATTTCTATCCCTAAAGAAGCCCCATTAGACAAAGCGGCCCCCTTGCTTTGCGCGGGCATCACCGTGTATTCGCCTTTAAAATTTTCTAAAGTTACTAAAGGCTCTAAAGTGGGTATCGCTGGCTTTGGCGGGTTGGGGCATATGGCTTTAAAATACGCCGTGGCTATGGGAGCGCAAGTGAGCGTGTTCGCAAGGAACGACAAGAAAAAACAAATGGCTCAAAAACTAGGCGTGACTAACTTTTATACAAGCGTGGAAGAATGCAAAGAAAAATTTGATCTAATCGTTTCTAGCATTCCCACGCAATATGACTTGCTCGCTTACACGAAATTATTAAAATATGGCGGTGAAGTGGCGATCGTGGGTATCCCCCCAAAAGATCCGCAAAGGAATTTGGATTTTGGCGATTTGGTGCTGTTTTCAGGCAATCATAAGGTTTATGGCTCTTGGATTGGGGGTGTGAAAGAAACCCAAGAAATGATGGATTTTTCCGTCAAACATGGCATTTATCCTGAGATTGAGCTGGTTACCGGTCAAGAAATTGATGCGACTTGGGACAAACTCTTAAACGGGCAAGGGAATTTCCGCTATGTGATTGACATGAAAAAATCCATGGAAAATTTTAAGAAATAA
- a CDS encoding alanine dehydrogenase, giving the protein MTIGLVKESMDLESRVALVPDDVALIAQKGVEILVQNSAGANSGYSNEAYESVGAKIVDSKTAWGQDLVVKCKEPLEHEYPLLKEKAALFSYLDLAYQKSLCEMFIDKKITSICTETIAGPKNDYPILVPMSVVAGRLAAHLVQHYLLALEHVKGFMGKGVMLGGLSGAQRAKIVVVGGGVVGMESAKVLSQMGAKVTILELDYAKLQNHPYYHLYDLEVLSVNEANIIQALNGAVGLVGAVLVTASQTPKVILRRHLKHMQKQGVVIDVACDLGGCIETIRQTSHSNPVYVEEDLLHYGVPNMPGIVAKTSSTAYSHASVPYLLYYLEHGLKGFLTANTKIVANTLGGLSAYNGYITQEGIAKAFNLAFKSPLEILKEL; this is encoded by the coding sequence ATGACTATTGGGCTAGTCAAAGAAAGCATGGATTTGGAATCCCGAGTGGCTTTAGTGCCTGATGATGTGGCGCTAATCGCTCAAAAGGGCGTGGAGATTTTAGTTCAAAATAGCGCGGGCGCGAATAGCGGTTATAGTAACGAAGCGTATGAAAGCGTGGGGGCTAAAATCGTGGATTCTAAAACGGCGTGGGGGCAGGATTTGGTGGTCAAATGCAAAGAGCCTTTAGAGCATGAATACCCTTTACTAAAAGAAAAAGCGGCTCTGTTTAGTTATTTGGATTTGGCGTATCAAAAAAGCTTGTGCGAAATGTTTATAGATAAAAAAATCACTTCTATTTGCACTGAAACCATTGCCGGGCCTAAAAACGACTACCCTATTTTAGTGCCTATGAGCGTGGTGGCTGGGAGGTTGGCCGCGCATTTAGTCCAGCATTATTTACTGGCTTTAGAGCATGTTAAAGGGTTTATGGGTAAGGGGGTCATGCTAGGGGGTTTGTCGGGTGCGCAAAGGGCTAAAATCGTCGTGGTTGGAGGCGGTGTGGTTGGCATGGAGAGCGCGAAAGTCTTAAGCCAAATGGGGGCTAAAGTAACGATTTTAGAATTAGACTACGCTAAATTACAAAACCACCCTTATTATCATTTGTATGATTTAGAAGTTTTAAGCGTGAATGAAGCCAATATCATTCAAGCCTTAAATGGGGCGGTAGGGCTAGTGGGAGCGGTGCTGGTTACAGCGAGCCAAACCCCTAAAGTGATCTTAAGAAGGCATTTAAAACACATGCAAAAACAAGGGGTAGTCATTGATGTGGCTTGCGATTTAGGAGGGTGCATAGAGACCATACGCCAGACAAGCCATTCTAACCCGGTGTATGTGGAAGAGGATTTGTTGCATTATGGCGTGCCGAACATGCCAGGGATTGTCGCTAAAACGAGTTCTACGGCTTATAGCCATGCGAGCGTGCCGTATTTGTTGTATTATTTAGAGCATGGCTTGAAGGGTTTTTTAACAGCCAACACTAAAATCGTGGCGAACACGCTTGGAGGCTTGAGCGCTTATAACGGCTATATCACCCAAGAAGGCATCGCTAAAGCGTTCAATCTAGCGTTCAAATCGCCTCTAGAGATTTTAAAGGAGCTTTAA
- the rocF gene encoding arginase: MILVGLEAELGASKRGTDKGVRRLREVLSETHGDVIKGMQTIIQERCVLYKEFRYAKNFEDYYLFCKENLIPCMQEVFEEKEFPLILSSEHANMFGIFQAFRSVHKDKKIGILYLDAHADIHTAYDSDTKHIHGMPLGMVLNRVHSGVNRMSESEEKAWQKLCSLGLEKGGLEIDPKCLVYFGVRSTEQSERDVIKELEIPLFSVGAIRENMQGVVQKTKELLKAVDIIYLSLDLDIMDGKLFTSTGVRENNGLSFDELRQLLGLLLESFKDRLGAVEVTEYNPTVSVKHNNEEEKQVLEILDLIINRCKIKDRERSFAMSS; encoded by the coding sequence ATGATTTTAGTAGGATTAGAAGCGGAGTTAGGAGCGTCAAAAAGAGGCACCGATAAAGGGGTTAGGCGTTTGAGAGAGGTTTTGAGCGAAACGCATGGCGATGTGATTAAAGGCATGCAAACGATCATTCAAGAGCGGTGCGTGCTTTATAAGGAGTTTAGATACGCTAAGAATTTTGAAGATTACTACCTTTTTTGTAAAGAAAACCTGATCCCTTGCATGCAAGAAGTGTTTGAAGAAAAAGAATTCCCTTTGATTTTAAGCTCAGAGCATGCGAACATGTTTGGGATTTTCCAAGCCTTTAGGAGCGTTCATAAAGACAAAAAAATAGGGATTTTGTATTTAGACGCGCATGCGGATATTCATACGGCTTATGACAGCGATACAAAGCATATCCACGGCATGCCTTTAGGCATGGTTTTAAATCGTGTCCATAGCGGGGTTAATCGCATGAGCGAGAGCGAAGAAAAGGCATGGCAAAAGCTTTGCTCTTTGGGGTTGGAAAAAGGGGGGTTAGAAATCGATCCTAAATGTTTGGTGTATTTTGGGGTAAGAAGCACAGAACAGAGCGAAAGAGATGTGATTAAGGAATTAGAAATCCCTTTATTTAGCGTGGGCGCGATAAGAGAAAACATGCAAGGAGTGGTTCAAAAAACCAAAGAATTGTTAAAAGCGGTGGATATTATTTACCTTAGCTTGGATTTAGACATTATGGATGGCAAGCTTTTCACTTCTACCGGCGTGCGTGAAAATAACGGGCTGAGTTTTGATGAATTAAGGCAATTACTGGGCTTGCTTTTAGAAAGTTTTAAAGACCGATTAGGGGCGGTTGAAGTAACCGAATACAACCCCACGGTGAGCGTCAAACACAATAACGAAGAAGAAAAGCAGGTTTTAGAAATTTTGGATCTCATCATCAATCGCTGCAAGATTAAAGATAGGGAGCGATCTTTTGCAATGAGTAGCTGA
- a CDS encoding TonB-dependent receptor family protein, protein MHKKVLLALTASLICQESLFAKDKDYTLGKVSTAGKKDRSDYSGQVNLGYSGITAPKSWQDEEVKKYTGSRTVISNKALTQQANQSIEEALQNVPGLQIRNATGVGAMPTIQIRGFGAGGSGHSDATLMLVNGIPVYMAPYAHIELDIFPVTFQAIDRIDVIKGGGSVQYGPNTYGGIVNIITKPIPTQWENQAAERITYWAKARNAGFAAPPDKTGDPSFIKSLGNNLLYNTYVRSGGMINKHVGIQAQANWVRGQGFRDNSPSSISNYWLDGIYDINENNGIKAYYQYYDFAIAQPGSLSEQDYKINRFANLRPLNQKGGRSQRFGAVYENRFGDLDRVGGTFSFTYYGQLMTRDFQVSSSYNSANMVTCFSEAACRAAGLPAGYNLAVPYYATNYNGWAEVENPVRSINNAFEPKVNLIVNTGKVKQTFIMGLRFMTTTFLQRQYLNTNECATKTSGEGAGFLCEGANVMSGWKPHIKHGVYRNWNNWRNNYTAVYLSDRIEAWDGRFFIVPGLRYAFVQYNNENAANWAQIPEKDLRKIKHMNNWMPSTNIGFIPVQGDHNVLTYFNYQRSFVPPQLDVLSYGGAEYFTQHFDTVEAGARYTYKDKFSFNADYFRIWARDFATGQYSVYTSGPMKGNVRPINGYSQGVELELYYRPIRGLQFHAAFNYIDTRVTSHGPLTDLNGDVLKGTSYNKHFPFVSPFQFIFDARYNWRKTTIGISSYFYSRAYSGISNSAAGGYYGMQYYSGGNNYESVLNSGYQCEAWCMTQHEGLLPWYWVWNIQVSQIFWENGRHRVTGSLQINNIFNMKYYFTGIGSSPAGLQPAPGRSVTAYLNYTF, encoded by the coding sequence TTGCATAAAAAAGTTCTGTTGGCTTTAACTGCCAGCTTGATTTGCCAAGAGTCTTTGTTCGCTAAGGATAAAGACTACACTTTGGGCAAGGTTTCTACTGCCGGCAAAAAGGATAGATCCGATTATTCTGGGCAGGTCAATTTGGGTTATAGCGGGATTACCGCGCCTAAGAGCTGGCAAGATGAAGAAGTGAAAAAATACACAGGAAGCCGCACGGTGATCTCTAACAAAGCGCTCACCCAACAAGCTAACCAAAGCATTGAAGAAGCTTTACAGAATGTCCCGGGTCTGCAAATTAGAAATGCGACAGGTGTGGGGGCTATGCCTACTATCCAAATCCGTGGCTTTGGAGCTGGGGGTTCAGGGCATAGCGATGCGACGCTCATGTTAGTTAATGGTATTCCTGTTTATATGGCTCCTTACGCTCACATTGAGCTAGACATTTTCCCCGTTACCTTTCAAGCCATTGATCGCATTGATGTGATCAAAGGTGGAGGCAGCGTGCAGTATGGGCCTAACACTTATGGGGGTATTGTCAATATCATCACTAAACCTATCCCTACTCAATGGGAAAACCAAGCGGCTGAAAGGATCACTTATTGGGCTAAGGCTAGAAACGCCGGTTTTGCCGCTCCCCCTGATAAAACCGGTGATCCTTCTTTTATCAAGTCTTTAGGCAACAACCTCCTCTATAACACCTATGTGAGAAGCGGAGGGATGATCAATAAGCATGTGGGTATCCAAGCGCAAGCTAACTGGGTTAGAGGACAAGGCTTTAGGGACAATAGCCCCTCTAGTATTTCAAACTATTGGCTAGATGGGATCTATGACATCAATGAAAACAATGGGATTAAAGCCTATTACCAATACTACGATTTTGCTATCGCTCAACCGGGATCACTCAGCGAGCAAGATTACAAAATAAACCGCTTCGCTAATTTGCGCCCCTTAAACCAAAAAGGCGGGCGCTCACAACGCTTTGGGGCTGTGTATGAAAACCGCTTCGGGGATTTAGACAGAGTGGGCGGGACTTTTAGCTTCACTTACTATGGGCAGTTGATGACTAGGGACTTTCAAGTGAGCTCTAGCTACAATAGCGCTAACATGGTTACTTGTTTTAGCGAAGCGGCATGCAGGGCGGCAGGACTTCCGGCAGGGTATAACTTGGCTGTGCCTTATTATGCCACCAACTACAATGGTTGGGCAGAAGTAGAAAACCCTGTACGCTCCATTAACAACGCTTTTGAGCCTAAAGTGAATCTGATCGTCAATACCGGAAAAGTCAAGCAAACCTTTATCATGGGCTTGCGTTTCATGACCACCACTTTTTTACAGCGCCAATACTTAAACACCAATGAATGCGCCACCAAAACGAGCGGTGAGGGGGCAGGATTCTTGTGTGAGGGCGCTAATGTGATGAGCGGTTGGAAACCCCACATCAAGCATGGCGTTTATAGAAATTGGAATAACTGGCGCAACAATTACACAGCAGTTTATTTAAGCGATCGCATTGAAGCTTGGGACGGGCGCTTTTTCATCGTGCCTGGTTTGCGCTACGCTTTTGTGCAATACAACAACGAAAATGCGGCTAATTGGGCACAAATCCCTGAGAAGGATTTAAGAAAAATCAAGCACATGAACAATTGGATGCCCTCAACCAACATTGGCTTTATCCCTGTGCAAGGCGATCACAATGTGCTTACCTACTTCAACTACCAACGCTCTTTCGTCCCGCCTCAATTAGACGTTTTGAGCTATGGAGGAGCGGAGTATTTCACCCAGCACTTTGACACGGTGGAAGCAGGAGCGCGCTACACCTATAAAGATAAGTTCAGCTTTAATGCGGACTACTTTAGGATTTGGGCGCGCGATTTTGCCACCGGGCAGTATTCAGTCTATACGAGCGGGCCCATGAAAGGTAATGTGCGCCCCATTAATGGCTATTCTCAAGGCGTGGAGCTGGAATTGTATTACAGGCCTATTAGAGGGTTGCAATTCCATGCCGCTTTCAACTACATTGACACTCGTGTAACTAGCCATGGCCCTTTAACAGACTTGAACGGAGATGTGCTAAAAGGGACTAGCTATAACAAGCATTTCCCATTTGTAAGCCCTTTCCAGTTCATTTTTGACGCTCGCTACAATTGGCGTAAAACCACCATTGGTATTTCTAGCTATTTTTACAGCCGCGCTTATAGCGGGATTAGCAACAGCGCAGCAGGAGGCTATTATGGGATGCAATACTATAGTGGGGGGAACAACTATGAAAGCGTTCTTAATAGCGGTTATCAATGCGAAGCTTGGTGTATGACCCAGCATGAAGGGCTCTTGCCTTGGTATTGGGTGTGGAATATCCAAGTGAGCCAAATTTTTTGGGAAAACGGACGACACAGAGTTACAGGAAGCTTGCAAATCAATAATATTTTCAACATGAAGTATTATTTTACAGGGATTGGCTCTAGCCCTGCAGGCTTGCAACCTGCACCTGGAAGATCGGTTACAGCGTATTTGAACTACACTTTCTAA